Genomic DNA from Klebsiella variicola:
GGCATGACTGAAAAGCAGGTGGCGGCACGATACGGTGTGTTGCCCTGGTCATTCTTCAATAACGCGGTGCTGCCTGGGGGGATGACAACATCCGACATTCACTATGTGGGTACTTGGAGCGCGTCCGGCCTGCCGTCCGGCGGCAATCACGCCGATTATTATCTGCGGATTGCAGGCGGCACCGTGGGAAATGTTCTGGTGAATAACGGCGGTACATGGTCAGAGGTGGCGATTGATATCACCCACATGAGCCAGGCAGGAGGGCGGGCGCTGGCTTATGGCGGGCCGGGTTTCAGCCTGGGTGACGGGTACAAATCCATTCCGGCACGTGACGGTATCGCCGGAATTCTGATGAACAATTATTTTTTTAAATGAGGTAACTATGGGCCTGCTTAATGAACTCATTGGCGCAAATTTCACTGACCCGCGACTGCCGATTATTCTGGACTATCCCGGCCTGACGCTCGGATCGCTGGCATTAATGGATGTCTCAGAAATTCCTGCCGATTTTGATTTTTCGGGCATTGGGAAAAATATCCCCCTGAATAATCTGGCAAGCAAAGAAGCTGCCACCCTGACAGGGAAAACAAAAGCGGAGCTGGAATTTAGCTGGAATAACACGCTGATCACCACGGGTGCCACGCCGGAGGCGAAGTTTGAACGCACGCCGCGCGGCGGTGTTCACGGGATTGTATCGCTGGTTAACCAGACGCTGGGACACCGTGGCCGGTTTACCTGTCCGGGTATCATGCCGTACATCGCTGAGCACCAGAACGATCATAAATTTGCCGTGTTTGCGCACTATCAGGTCACGCGGGTGGGAAGTGGCACACCGGCAACCCAGACCACGGAAATGCTGATTGCCACGCAGGTTTCCCCTTCAACGAACCGTTTGATTGTGGGGCGTTTGCCTAACGCGGTATCAGCTGGCCCGGCGCTGTTCAGTCTGCAATCGGACAAAAATGGCAATGATTTCACCGGCAGTATTTACTACCAGGATTTACCGGTATGGGGGGCGGCGTCGGGATTTGGTTCCCTGGTGAATAATGCCTGTAAGTCCTATGTGCTTTACCGCCTGCACCTTGTGGATATTGACGCCTCAGGGATGTCATTTGCTGAAATCGCAGCAACCGAACAGCAGGTATTCAGCGCCAACTTTGGCGAAGGCGGCAAGTATGCCGGTGACAGTATTCCAACCTCGCCGGCAGCGCTGCCGTAAGGGGAGAGCGTGAGCATGAATTACTATGCCATTCTGACCGATTACGGGGAGGCGGCGTTTACTAAGGCGGTGGCATCCGGTGAGCCTGTGAATTTTGCAGAAATGGCGGTCGGTGATGGCGCGGGTATCATCCCGCAGCCGGACAGAACGCGCACAGGTCTGGTGAATGAAGTGTATCGCGGCCCGCTTAACCGTGTAGTCATTGCAGACCAGAGCGCGAGTGTTATCCGCACGGAAATGATAATCCTGCCGCAAACCGGAGGTTTCTGGCTGCGAGAGGCAGCGCTCTATGACGATACCGGGGAGTGTCTGGCGGTAGCCAGTCTCCCGCCAGTGTATAAGCCGCTTCTGGAAGAAGGGGCCGGGCGGTTGCAGGCCATCAATTTGTGGATAGCCGTCAGCAAAACAGCCGCGGTGGAGCTTAAAACCGATCCAACGGTCATTATTGCCTCGGTGGAGGAGGTTGATCGTGCGAAAAATGAGGCAAAGGATTATGCCGACAAGATTGCGGGCCAGCTGGATACGGATATTCAGCAGGTGATTGCCGATGCGATAACGGCGGCAAAGCGAGATTTCTGGGAAGATGATAACCCGGTTGGAACCACCCGCTTTTTTAACCAGAACCTTAATCCCAATGAGCGCTGGCCGTGGTCGAAATGGGTGTACACCGGCGAAAACAAAACGATCCGCGTCGGCAAGGCTGATGGTTCGGACGTCGGGCAGAGCGGCGGCAGCGATACCGTCACACTTCAGCAGGCCAACCTGCCCGCCGTTCAGATTGACGTGAGCGGCGAAACCAGCGAACAGGAGCAGCAGGAGCTGACGACATCGGGCAACGGAAGGCACCGGCACAGGGCAGGTGACGGGGCGCCGGGGGATACCTGGCAGGATGCCACCCACGGAACGGATAACCAGAAATATACGGGGTGGAACTATACCGACTATGCAGAAGACCATCAGCATGGCGTCACGATCCCGCCGCACAAACACTCGACCAGCGGCAAAACAGCCAGCCTTGGCGAGGGCAAATCGTTCAGCGTGGTGGAAGCCCACACACTGCTGATGTGCTGGAGCCGCGTTGCCTGATAAACCCCGGTATCAGTCTGCCCCGATAAGGGGCTTTTTTCTGTCTGCGGTTGTGCCATTGACGGTACAACGGCCATCAACGGCTTGCGGTGAATGATTTCCCTACCATGGGTGAACCCCTAAACAGGAGATTCATTCATGGCGCAAGACTATCACCACGGCGTGCGTGTTGTTGAAGTTAACAACGGCACCCGCTCTATCACGACGGTGAGTACGGCGATTGTGGGCATGGTATGCACCGGCGATGATGCCGATGCCTCTGTGTTCCCGCTCAATAAGCCGGTTCTGCTTACCGATGTACTGACCGCCAGCGGCAAAGCGGGCGAGTCCGGCACGCTGGCCCGCTCACTGGACGCCATCGCCGACCAGGCAAAACCCGTCACCGTTGTGGTGCGTGTTGCCCAGGGCGAAACCGAAGCGGAAACCACCTCCAATATTATCGGCGGTGTAACCGCTGACGGTAAGAAAACGGGCATCAAAGCGCTGCTTTCGGCGCAGTCGCAGCTGGGCGTGAAGCCGCGCATTCTGGGCGTGCCGGGCCATGACACGCAGGCTGTTTCCACTGAGCTGTTAAGCGTGGCGCAGAGCCTGCGCGGTTTTGCGTATCTGTCTGCCTACGGTTGTAAAACCGTGGAAGAAGCGATTGCCTACCGCGAAAATTTCAGTCAGCGAGAAGGGATGCTGATCTGGCCTGATTTCATCAACTTTGACACTGTGCTGCAGGCGGATGCGACTGCTTACGCCACTGCCCGTGCGCTGGGTCTGCGTGCAAAAATCGACGAGCAGACCGGCTGGCATAAAACCCTTTCTAACGTGGGCGTCAACGGCGTAACCGGCTTGTCTGCGGATGTGTTCTGGGATCTGCAGGACTCGGCAACCGATGCCGGACTGCTGAACCAGAACGACGTCACCACCTTGATCCGCAAGGATGGTTTCCGCTTCTGGGGTTCCCGCTGCCTCAGCGATGACCCGTTATTCCAGTTTGAAAACTACACCCGTACCGCGCAGGTGCTGGCAGACACCATGGCGGAGGCTCATATGTGGGCGGTGGACCAGCCGCTTAACCCTTCGCTGGCTCGCGACATTATCGAAGGTATCCGCGCCAAAATGCGCAGCCTGGTAAATCAGGGCTACCTCATCGGCGGTGACTGCTGGATTGATGACAGTGTGAATGACAAAGACACGCTGAAATCCGGGAAACTCTGGATCGACTACGACTATACGCCAGTGCCGCCACTGGAAAACCTGATGCTTCGCCAGCGCATCACTGACCGTTACCTGGTGGATTTCACCACCCGCGTAAGCGCATAAGGGGGACCCATGGCCTTACCACG
This window encodes:
- a CDS encoding phage tail protein, whose product is MNYYAILTDYGEAAFTKAVASGEPVNFAEMAVGDGAGIIPQPDRTRTGLVNEVYRGPLNRVVIADQSASVIRTEMIILPQTGGFWLREAALYDDTGECLAVASLPPVYKPLLEEGAGRLQAINLWIAVSKTAAVELKTDPTVIIASVEEVDRAKNEAKDYADKIAGQLDTDIQQVIADAITAAKRDFWEDDNPVGTTRFFNQNLNPNERWPWSKWVYTGENKTIRVGKADGSDVGQSGGSDTVTLQQANLPAVQIDVSGETSEQEQQELTTSGNGRHRHRAGDGAPGDTWQDATHGTDNQKYTGWNYTDYAEDHQHGVTIPPHKHSTSGKTASLGEGKSFSVVEAHTLLMCWSRVA
- a CDS encoding phage tail sheath protein; its protein translation is MAQDYHHGVRVVEVNNGTRSITTVSTAIVGMVCTGDDADASVFPLNKPVLLTDVLTASGKAGESGTLARSLDAIADQAKPVTVVVRVAQGETEAETTSNIIGGVTADGKKTGIKALLSAQSQLGVKPRILGVPGHDTQAVSTELLSVAQSLRGFAYLSAYGCKTVEEAIAYRENFSQREGMLIWPDFINFDTVLQADATAYATARALGLRAKIDEQTGWHKTLSNVGVNGVTGLSADVFWDLQDSATDAGLLNQNDVTTLIRKDGFRFWGSRCLSDDPLFQFENYTRTAQVLADTMAEAHMWAVDQPLNPSLARDIIEGIRAKMRSLVNQGYLIGGDCWIDDSVNDKDTLKSGKLWIDYDYTPVPPLENLMLRQRITDRYLVDFTTRVSA